In Halosegnis marinus, one genomic interval encodes:
- a CDS encoding DUF5813 family protein — protein MTLPDSAERAFDAHEAFVRDADGYELTTTRFDGRVTAEETEEWAHRYTLSVRAPMLSAAVEGEVGPDLESGWFDTFALRLEDAPGAVRESVELETLDVRREAGHAVAEFVFEWGNADRAPAVAKALGEYVEGTYMEGVVPGFDYREPVASMLSTASQGEGTGTPL, from the coding sequence ATGACACTCCCCGACAGCGCCGAGCGGGCCTTCGACGCCCACGAGGCGTTCGTACGCGACGCCGACGGCTACGAACTGACGACGACGCGGTTCGACGGCCGCGTCACGGCCGAGGAGACCGAAGAGTGGGCACACCGCTACACGCTCTCCGTGCGCGCGCCGATGCTCTCGGCCGCGGTCGAGGGCGAGGTCGGCCCGGACCTCGAATCCGGCTGGTTCGACACCTTCGCGCTCCGCCTGGAGGACGCGCCCGGCGCGGTCCGCGAGTCGGTCGAACTGGAGACGCTGGACGTGCGCCGGGAGGCCGGGCACGCGGTCGCCGAGTTCGTCTTCGAGTGGGGGAACGCCGACCGCGCGCCCGCCGTGGCGAAGGCGCTCGGCGAGTACGTCGAGGGGACGTACATGGAGGGCGTCGTCCCCGGGTTCGACTACCGCGAGCCGGTAGCGTCGATGCTCTCGACGGCGAGTCAAGGGGAGGGAACGGGGACGCCGCTGTAG